A window of the Campylobacter massiliensis genome harbors these coding sequences:
- a CDS encoding DUF4492 domain-containing protein, which translates to MIKKYIKNISSLYIDGFRNMKLGKSLWLVIAIKLLIMFGILKVFIFDESLNSKFESDEAKANFVISNLTKE; encoded by the coding sequence ATGATTAAAAAATATATTAAAAACATCTCGTCTTTGTATATCGACGGCTTTAGGAACATGAAGCTCGGAAAGAGCCTGTGGCTCGTGATAGCTATCAAACTGCTTATAATGTTCGGGATTTTAAAAGTATTTATCTTTGATGAAAGTTTAAATTCGAAATTTGAGAGCGACGAGGCTAAAGCGAACTTCGTCATTTCAAATTTGACAAAGGAATAA
- a CDS encoding cytochrome ubiquinol oxidase subunit I: protein MSEIASVDWSRAQFALTAIYHFLFVPLTLGLSFIIAIMESIYVKTGNEQWLKITKFWLKLFGINFAIGVATGIIMEFEFGTNWANYSWFVGDIFGAPLAIEGILAFFMEATFFAVMFFGWDKVSKKFHLVSTWLVAIGSNLSALWILIANGWMQYPIGMKFNPATARMEMENFFEVALSPVGIIKFLHTVTSGYVASALFVIGISAWFILKGRHLIMAKKSIIVAASFGLATSLFLMFSGDESAYQVARTQPMKLAAMEGLYKGEQNAGLVAMGVLDPSKKPGDGKDAFLLELKVPYALGIMATRKFDSFTPGIEDLVYGNEAQNIESVASKMAKGSLAVSALASYNAAKKSGDKAAMVQAEQTLAQNMKFLGYGYLKSPESAVPPVGITFYSFHLMVALGTYFLALFLVVTYLTMANDIENFKKLLWVCVFSIPLGLVAIEAGWIVAEVGRQPWVVQDLMTVGVGATNLADTNVKISFWLFAVLFTVLLIAEIKIMLKQIKIGFENHA from the coding sequence ATGTCTGAAATCGCTTCGGTCGATTGGTCTAGAGCACAGTTTGCGCTCACCGCCATATACCATTTTTTGTTTGTTCCGCTCACGCTGGGACTTAGCTTTATCATCGCCATTATGGAGAGTATCTACGTCAAAACGGGCAACGAGCAGTGGCTAAAAATAACCAAATTTTGGCTCAAACTCTTCGGTATAAACTTCGCCATCGGCGTAGCTACCGGTATCATAATGGAATTTGAGTTCGGCACAAACTGGGCGAACTACAGCTGGTTCGTAGGCGATATATTCGGTGCGCCGCTAGCTATCGAGGGCATACTCGCGTTCTTTATGGAGGCGACGTTCTTTGCCGTTATGTTTTTTGGCTGGGATAAGGTTAGCAAGAAATTTCACCTCGTCTCGACCTGGCTCGTGGCTATCGGTTCAAATTTGAGCGCGCTTTGGATCCTCATCGCAAACGGCTGGATGCAGTATCCGATAGGTATGAAATTTAACCCCGCAACCGCAAGAATGGAAATGGAAAATTTCTTTGAAGTAGCGCTTAGCCCGGTAGGTATCATCAAATTTTTACACACCGTAACTAGCGGCTACGTCGCTAGCGCGCTTTTCGTGATAGGAATTTCAGCGTGGTTTATCCTAAAAGGACGCCACCTGATCATGGCTAAAAAATCCATCATCGTAGCGGCAAGCTTCGGGCTTGCGACGTCGCTGTTTTTGATGTTTAGCGGCGACGAGAGCGCATATCAAGTCGCACGCACCCAGCCGATGAAACTAGCCGCGATGGAAGGCCTTTATAAAGGCGAACAAAACGCAGGCCTAGTCGCCATGGGCGTGCTAGATCCGTCTAAAAAACCGGGCGACGGCAAGGACGCGTTTTTGCTCGAATTAAAAGTACCTTACGCGCTTGGAATCATGGCTACTAGAAAATTCGACAGTTTTACTCCGGGCATCGAGGATCTAGTCTACGGCAACGAAGCGCAAAATATAGAAAGCGTCGCAAGCAAGATGGCCAAAGGCTCGCTAGCCGTTAGCGCGCTAGCTAGCTACAACGCCGCTAAAAAATCGGGCGATAAAGCCGCGATGGTGCAAGCCGAGCAAACTCTGGCTCAAAATATGAAATTTCTAGGCTACGGCTACCTAAAATCCCCGGAAAGCGCCGTGCCGCCGGTAGGCATTACGTTTTATAGCTTTCACTTGATGGTGGCTCTTGGTACTTACTTTTTGGCTTTATTTTTGGTCGTTACGTATCTTACGATGGCAAACGATATCGAAAATTTCAAAAAGCTGCTGTGGGTGTGCGTATTTAGTATCCCGCTAGGACTAGTGGCGATCGAGGCGGGCTGGATAGTAGCCGAAGTAGGGCGTCAGCCGTGGGTCGTGCAAGACCTCATGACCGTGGGCGTGGGAGCTACGAATTTAGCCGACACCAACGTCAAAATTTCGTTCTGGCTATTTGCCGTTTTATTTACGGTGCTTTTGATAGCCGAGATAAAAATCATGCTAAAACAGATAAAAATAGGATTTGAAAACCATGCTTAG
- a CDS encoding cytochrome d ubiquinol oxidase subunit II, which yields MLSLEFLQIYWWCVVSLLGGLLVFMMFVQGGQTLLFGLCKNELQKDMVINSIGRKWELTFTTLVMFGGACFAAFPLFYATSFGGAYWVWLAILFCFILQAVSYEYRKKPDNFLGQKTYEIFLFINGSLGVILIGMAVSTFFSGSDFLLNEHNFVQWRTPFRGLEALGNIMLYPLGIAMFFLARVGGALYLINNIDDAEIRVNARKAVLKNTILFLPFFLIFIAWVFTKTGFAYDESGVVSLVGFKYALNLLQMPLVAAMIVIGVGLVLFGIFKGAFTTSIYGVVPYGTGVVLTVMGLFLIAGLADTAFYPSFSNLQSSLTIKNASSSHYTLNVMAYVSLLVPFVLGYIFVVWRAMDSKKITASEIERDHHAY from the coding sequence ATGCTTAGTTTAGAATTTTTACAAATTTACTGGTGGTGCGTAGTTAGCTTGCTAGGCGGTTTGCTAGTGTTTATGATGTTCGTTCAGGGCGGACAGACGCTGCTTTTTGGGCTTTGCAAAAACGAGCTTCAAAAGGACATGGTGATAAATTCTATCGGGCGCAAATGGGAGCTTACTTTTACCACGCTCGTAATGTTCGGCGGTGCGTGCTTTGCGGCGTTTCCGCTGTTTTATGCCACGAGCTTTGGCGGCGCGTACTGGGTATGGCTGGCGATTTTGTTTTGCTTTATCCTTCAAGCCGTGAGCTACGAATACCGCAAAAAACCGGACAACTTCCTAGGTCAAAAAACCTATGAAATTTTCCTTTTTATAAACGGCTCTTTAGGCGTTATACTCATCGGTATGGCGGTTAGCACGTTTTTTTCGGGTAGCGACTTTTTACTAAACGAACACAACTTCGTACAGTGGCGCACGCCGTTTCGCGGACTTGAAGCGCTGGGCAACATCATGCTCTATCCGCTAGGCATAGCGATGTTTTTCCTAGCTCGCGTGGGCGGAGCGCTCTACCTCATCAACAACATCGACGATGCGGAGATAAGAGTCAATGCTAGAAAAGCGGTGCTAAAAAATACGATTTTGTTTTTGCCGTTCTTTTTGATCTTCATCGCTTGGGTATTTACAAAGACCGGTTTTGCCTACGACGAGAGCGGCGTAGTGAGCTTAGTTGGCTTTAAATACGCTCTAAATTTACTCCAAATGCCGCTTGTAGCCGCGATGATAGTTATAGGCGTCGGACTAGTGCTTTTCGGTATATTTAAAGGCGCGTTTACTACTAGCATCTACGGCGTAGTGCCTTACGGTACGGGCGTAGTGCTAACGGTTATGGGGCTATTTTTGATAGCCGGACTTGCAGACACGGCGTTTTATCCGTCGTTTTCAAATTTACAAAGCTCGCTCACGATCAAAAACGCAAGCTCTAGCCACTACACGCTAAACGTCATGGCTTACGTGAGCCTACTAGTGCCGTTTGTTTTGGGCTATATTTTCGTCGTTTGGCGCGCGATGGACAGCAAAAAGATCACCGCAAGCGAGATAGAGCGCGATCATCACGCATATTAA
- a CDS encoding iron-containing alcohol dehydrogenase: MFDFTFHNPVKIRFGRGKERNIGLYMREFDAKRTLLIYGSDRIKKDGLFDAVVASLKENGIEFIELGGVVSNPVLSKVYEGIELARKFNADSVLSVGGGSCLDSAKAIAAGALYEGDVWDFFTGKDPSRALKIFDVITLAATGSEMNSGAVVTNEATKQKFSIHGDVLYPLVSVVNPQLQKSVSREYLTYSAADVIAHSIEGYFTASVQPSIINLYIEANIKTVMKTTEILLADPDNYDARAEFAWAATMALNGLTYVGTHGYSYPNHMLEHAMSAVVNCAHGAGLAVIMPAWMKWYKSRNLGAFERFSREIFGVNSADEGIAAFKAWLSKIGAPVSLKAVGIEGETLDVVVNLAYDYAANWRKDKLYTKENIKEIFELAK, from the coding sequence ATGTTTGACTTCACTTTTCACAACCCCGTAAAAATACGATTCGGCAGAGGCAAAGAGCGAAATATCGGGCTTTATATGCGCGAATTTGACGCTAAAAGAACCCTACTGATCTACGGCAGCGACCGCATCAAAAAAGACGGACTCTTTGACGCAGTAGTAGCAAGCCTAAAAGAAAACGGCATAGAGTTTATAGAGCTTGGCGGCGTAGTTAGCAACCCCGTGCTAAGCAAAGTTTACGAAGGCATCGAGCTAGCTAGGAAATTTAACGCCGATAGCGTGCTAAGCGTAGGCGGAGGCTCCTGTCTAGATAGCGCCAAAGCTATCGCCGCGGGTGCGCTATACGAGGGCGACGTGTGGGACTTTTTCACGGGCAAGGATCCGAGCCGCGCGTTAAAAATTTTTGACGTCATCACCCTTGCGGCGACCGGTAGCGAGATGAACTCGGGCGCAGTAGTGACAAACGAAGCTACGAAGCAAAAATTCTCCATCCACGGCGACGTCCTATATCCGCTAGTCTCGGTCGTAAATCCGCAGCTACAAAAGAGCGTGAGCCGCGAGTACCTAACCTACTCCGCCGCCGACGTCATAGCGCACAGCATCGAGGGGTACTTCACCGCAAGCGTGCAGCCTAGCATCATCAACCTCTACATCGAAGCCAATATCAAAACCGTGATGAAAACGACTGAAATTTTACTAGCTGACCCCGACAACTACGATGCTAGAGCCGAGTTTGCCTGGGCGGCGACGATGGCGCTAAACGGCCTAACATACGTCGGCACGCACGGCTACTCCTACCCCAACCACATGCTAGAACACGCCATGAGCGCGGTCGTAAACTGCGCACACGGAGCGGGTCTAGCAGTCATAATGCCTGCGTGGATGAAGTGGTATAAGAGCCGAAATTTGGGCGCATTCGAGCGTTTTTCGCGGGAAATTTTCGGCGTAAATTCGGCTGATGAGGGTATCGCCGCCTTTAAAGCGTGGCTTAGCAAAATCGGCGCTCCCGTTAGCCTAAAAGCCGTCGGCATAGAGGGCGAGACGCTAGACGTAGTCGTAAATTTAGCCTACGACTACGCGGCAAACTGGCGTAAAGATAAGCTCTACACGAAGGAAAATATCAAAGAGATTTTTGAGCTGGCGAAGTAA
- a CDS encoding UDP-glucuronic acid decarboxylase family protein — translation MNKTILVTGGAGFIGSHLCTRFVKEHHNVLCLDDLSTGASENIAHLKNYPNFTLIEHDITKPFDYFIDEIYNLACPASPVKYQADPVKTIETCVFGATNCLRLAKKYGAKILQASTSEVYGDPKQHPQKEDYWGNVNPIGIRACYDEGKRAAEALCSSYKQQYYVDVKIARLFNCYGPNMAKNDGRVISNFIVQALKNSDITIFGDGSQTRSFCYIDDTLDALVKFMNTDIMGPVNIGNPEEYSIKEIAHIIISLTNSKSSIIHKELPSDDPKRRKPNITLAKELLGWTPKIGIKDGLERTIEYFKNLNLC, via the coding sequence ATGAATAAAACTATTTTAGTTACCGGTGGGGCCGGCTTTATCGGGTCTCATTTATGCACAAGGTTTGTAAAAGAGCATCATAATGTGCTATGTCTTGATGACTTAAGTACTGGAGCGAGCGAGAATATAGCCCATCTAAAAAATTATCCAAATTTTACTCTTATAGAGCATGATATTACTAAGCCGTTTGATTATTTTATCGATGAAATTTATAATCTAGCTTGTCCGGCTTCGCCCGTAAAATATCAAGCAGATCCTGTGAAGACTATTGAAACTTGTGTGTTTGGCGCAACAAATTGTTTGCGTCTTGCAAAAAAATACGGAGCGAAGATATTGCAAGCCTCAACCAGTGAAGTATACGGCGACCCAAAGCAGCATCCGCAAAAAGAGGACTACTGGGGGAATGTAAATCCTATCGGTATTAGAGCTTGTTATGACGAGGGAAAAAGAGCTGCCGAGGCCTTGTGCAGTAGTTATAAGCAGCAATATTATGTCGACGTAAAAATTGCGCGTCTTTTTAACTGCTATGGTCCAAATATGGCTAAAAACGATGGACGAGTAATCAGTAATTTTATAGTGCAAGCTCTTAAAAATAGCGATATAACGATCTTTGGTGACGGGTCGCAAACGAGAAGCTTTTGTTATATTGACGATACGTTGGATGCGCTTGTGAAATTTATGAACACAGATATAATGGGCCCAGTAAATATCGGCAATCCAGAAGAATATAGCATAAAAGAGATAGCACATATAATTATATCTTTGACGAATTCAAAATCATCCATCATACACAAAGAGCTCCCGTCCGATGATCCCAAAAGAAGAAAGCCGAATATTACTCTCGCAAAAGAATTACTTGGTTGGACACCTAAAATAGGTATCAAAGACGGGCTGGAACGTACAATAGAATATTTTAAAAATTTAAACTTGTGTTAA
- a CDS encoding radical SAM protein, which produces MQNEARKIKAKDILDDMGIKDIHYLGQGFEGVVFHDNAHVYKVIMPFFKGKNKWSTYRHLTFFFEKEDFKSFYHLEEVIEYQNVFIQKYKYEPSTPVDKFTQKDIILFLTECWQKKIIVQDCKKENFIRVGENLKLVDMDASVYYSDNLFLNACIRMYLFLHEQDNPQLKKLQRSAVNNFDLPQLEGAREFINEVFSSIIFAESKIAFQDMLINKFSNLEYEIYNAKTLPHLEDLFFSKIKENLYLCDIQISDIILNENNDFEPRLIAIGYKNLTPIKEKVSLLIKTCAQDVQTIEANIKHIVKQLSCPNGFYEVVVSIDTKQGDFARQFTDNADFEKLIDVVENLRQKRIIDRFVIYDTDETTRINKEWFNVETSQTHSATNIPISSQLYAFEKCEGDYVLQMDSDVLIGRIDINHSFLTDMISEIQKNKSVLFVGFNIYNQESKAYFGFENGGFVPEVRMGLFDKRRLFSVRPLPNTIDENLKLQLTWYRSLEKLQKDTGFCSIRGGDRRSYYIHPQNYRKTNAYSWMNILDRVEQGCIPNLQFSEFDCNGSFYEWCAPKRSEKMIVLSCFKDLSIHKFLRMWFSLISQTFQEFGVIFYDDCSNSGISIFIEQIIKPYKDRVTFIKGRTLQTKMQCEYLAIHYYCDNPESIIVCVDTDDALIGKEALFDIYKKYDMWGVDMTCGRVHQTYRLGPHYRYPVNFMEPRKTGGNVWQHLKTFKKYLFDSVPLSYFMYEDKEAKLSKRKWIEKCDDYAMMVPIVEMSSSPLQMDFINYYYERDYDKKDANREIKEQSIKEILEKPQLSPKDVVKGRKKFLSNLDMIEIDITFECNLKCKGCNRSCGHAPSAEVMTIDDIRHFVSESKFLDKKWKLINILGGEPTLHKDFLCIVEILQIEYADSFYSDVIIQVVSNGFTKQAKELCKQAELFKNVRIDYGSFKTKNLVDYFTPFNDAPIDDINFKDADYSAACWVASYCGIGLNKNGYYGCSVCGSIDRVLEGNKGVKSLKEVTAEKLQEHFKEFCKYCGNFKDYASNRGDFIPRCEKAPFKEKISSSWKQIYDKYKRRYE; this is translated from the coding sequence ATGCAAAATGAAGCAAGAAAAATAAAAGCTAAAGATATCTTAGATGATATGGGGATAAAAGATATTCATTATCTCGGACAAGGCTTTGAAGGTGTGGTGTTTCATGATAACGCGCATGTGTATAAAGTAATCATGCCGTTTTTTAAGGGTAAGAATAAATGGAGTACTTATAGGCATCTAACCTTTTTCTTTGAAAAAGAAGACTTTAAGTCATTTTATCATCTTGAAGAGGTGATAGAATACCAAAATGTATTTATTCAAAAATACAAATACGAACCGTCTACTCCAGTGGATAAATTTACGCAAAAAGATATTATTTTATTTTTGACTGAGTGCTGGCAAAAAAAGATTATAGTACAGGATTGCAAAAAAGAGAATTTTATTCGAGTAGGCGAAAATTTAAAATTAGTCGATATGGACGCTAGCGTATATTATAGCGATAATCTATTTTTAAATGCATGCATTAGAATGTATCTATTTTTGCATGAGCAGGATAATCCGCAATTAAAAAAACTGCAAAGAAGCGCGGTTAATAACTTTGACCTACCCCAACTAGAGGGCGCGCGTGAATTTATAAACGAAGTATTTTCCAGTATAATATTTGCAGAGTCGAAAATAGCATTTCAAGATATGCTAATAAATAAATTTTCAAATTTAGAGTATGAAATTTATAATGCAAAAACGCTCCCGCATCTTGAGGACTTATTTTTTTCAAAAATAAAAGAAAATCTCTATCTTTGTGATATTCAAATTTCGGATATTATTTTAAACGAAAACAATGATTTTGAACCGCGACTAATCGCCATTGGTTATAAAAATTTAACTCCAATAAAAGAGAAAGTCTCTTTACTTATAAAAACATGCGCGCAAGATGTGCAGACGATAGAAGCAAATATTAAACACATCGTCAAGCAACTCTCTTGCCCAAACGGTTTTTATGAAGTCGTAGTTTCTATCGATACGAAACAGGGTGATTTTGCTAGGCAGTTTACAGACAATGCCGATTTTGAAAAACTTATAGATGTTGTGGAAAATTTGCGTCAAAAACGTATTATTGATAGATTTGTGATTTATGATACCGATGAAACAACTAGGATAAACAAAGAATGGTTTAATGTCGAGACTAGCCAAACGCATTCCGCGACAAATATCCCCATAAGCTCGCAGCTTTACGCTTTTGAGAAATGCGAAGGGGATTATGTTTTACAGATGGATAGTGATGTACTTATCGGTAGGATAGATATTAATCACTCATTTTTAACCGATATGATAAGCGAAATTCAAAAAAATAAAAGTGTCTTGTTTGTCGGTTTTAATATCTATAATCAAGAATCCAAGGCTTATTTTGGCTTTGAAAACGGCGGTTTTGTGCCAGAAGTTAGAATGGGGCTTTTTGATAAAAGGCGACTTTTTAGCGTTAGACCTCTGCCAAATACGATTGATGAAAATTTAAAATTACAACTTACTTGGTACCGTTCATTAGAAAAACTGCAAAAAGATACTGGATTTTGCTCTATAAGAGGCGGAGATAGACGCAGCTACTATATCCATCCACAAAATTACCGAAAAACAAACGCTTATAGTTGGATGAATATCTTGGATAGGGTAGAGCAGGGCTGTATACCAAATTTACAGTTTAGCGAGTTTGATTGCAATGGTTCGTTTTATGAGTGGTGTGCACCGAAGCGTAGTGAAAAGATGATAGTGCTCTCTTGTTTTAAGGATTTGTCTATCCATAAATTTTTACGCATGTGGTTTTCTTTGATTAGTCAAACATTTCAAGAATTCGGAGTTATTTTTTATGACGATTGCTCAAACTCCGGTATTTCAATATTTATTGAGCAAATCATTAAGCCATATAAAGATAGGGTAACTTTTATCAAAGGTCGCACCTTGCAAACAAAAATGCAGTGCGAATATCTAGCAATTCATTATTATTGCGATAACCCAGAATCGATCATAGTATGTGTTGATACTGATGATGCGCTAATAGGCAAAGAAGCTCTTTTTGATATTTATAAAAAGTACGATATGTGGGGCGTAGATATGACTTGCGGGCGTGTGCATCAAACATATAGACTTGGGCCACACTATCGTTATCCGGTAAATTTTATGGAACCTCGAAAAACCGGTGGTAATGTATGGCAACATCTAAAAACATTTAAAAAATATCTTTTTGACTCGGTTCCGCTTTCTTATTTTATGTACGAGGACAAAGAAGCAAAGTTAAGTAAGCGAAAATGGATAGAAAAGTGCGATGACTACGCCATGATGGTTCCTATAGTTGAAATGAGTTCATCGCCGTTGCAGATGGATTTTATTAACTACTATTACGAGCGTGATTATGATAAAAAAGATGCAAATAGAGAAATTAAAGAGCAGTCTATAAAAGAGATTCTTGAAAAACCGCAGCTATCGCCAAAAGATGTAGTTAAAGGGCGAAAAAAGTTTCTTTCTAATTTGGATATGATCGAAATCGATATAACATTCGAGTGCAATCTAAAATGCAAGGGGTGCAATAGATCTTGCGGACACGCACCCTCAGCCGAGGTCATGACGATCGATGATATAAGGCATTTTGTTAGCGAGAGCAAATTTTTAGATAAAAAATGGAAGCTTATTAATATTTTGGGTGGTGAGCCTACTTTGCATAAAGATTTTTTGTGTATTGTTGAAATTTTACAAATAGAGTATGCGGATAGTTTTTATTCTGATGTTATTATTCAGGTTGTTTCAAATGGCTTTACAAAACAAGCAAAAGAGCTTTGTAAACAAGCCGAGCTATTTAAAAACGTTAGGATCGATTATGGTTCGTTTAAAACTAAAAATTTGGTCGATTATTTTACTCCTTTTAACGATGCCCCAATCGACGATATAAATTTTAAAGATGCGGATTACTCTGCAGCTTGCTGGGTTGCTTCTTATTGTGGTATAGGTCTAAATAAAAACGGCTATTATGGTTGCTCTGTTTGTGGTAGTATTGATAGGGTTTTGGAAGGCAACAAGGGGGTAAAAAGTCTAAAAGAAGTAACAGCCGAAAAGCTACAAGAGCATTTTAAGGAGTTTTGTAAATACTGCGGGAATTTTAAAGATTACGCGTCAAACCGAGGCGACTTTATCCCAAGATGTGAAAAGGCGCCATTTAAAGAGAAAATTTCTAGCTCATGGAAACAAATATACGATAAATACAAGAGGCGTTATGAATAA
- a CDS encoding glycosyltransferase family 2 protein: protein MKKPRIGVIIASSSNRNVLLFSRSLYSVLNQNRSPDHILIVDDNQNESASKDIERRILELKNNKIHYIKNSRTPHMSGTGAWNSGIKWYEKIFTEDDYVAILDDDDSWCKEYINSCYDAVTSSLKTPDAVFGFIKRSDCDICSFFGVEDININNFLKGNPGIQGSNMFFRFGALRSIGGFDETLASCTDRDLMIRFLQKYLNKNIKIVPIALINHFVSKDSVTSNFTTKTDGLNSFHIKYIRLYSQDLLDQALQRAKRLFGYQESDNIKKIFNLVHKYSKTEKIVIGVAVHNNKNTLRRCLESILAQKDAKRDVWILIMDDNSGDGWKNSVSDILRNEKVIVVGTKNYHAAKTRNDINRYIKTLFENVAFVGRLDADDEYASQNVLSKIERKFDDIKPDVLVAGNYLRLDGKIIDRVNIATPKLADMTYLLNRLKRMSDGIAEAELPSCNLFITPNSLQDYPEIASAEDHFLFVRLLLNDKNLKIEFAEDILLTIYNLSGTKTADNKQTEKYLSARKQLYEEALRLCKMKQEK, encoded by the coding sequence ATGAAAAAGCCTAGAATCGGCGTGATAATAGCTTCATCTTCAAATAGAAATGTTTTACTTTTTTCACGCTCATTATATTCTGTTCTTAATCAAAACCGAAGCCCCGATCATATCCTTATCGTCGACGATAATCAAAATGAATCTGCAAGCAAAGACATAGAGCGGAGAATTTTAGAACTAAAAAATAACAAAATTCATTACATAAAAAACTCACGAACCCCGCATATGAGTGGAACGGGGGCTTGGAATTCCGGGATTAAATGGTATGAAAAAATTTTTACCGAAGATGATTATGTAGCTATTTTAGATGACGATGATAGCTGGTGTAAAGAATATATCAATAGTTGTTATGATGCGGTGACGTCATCGCTTAAAACGCCTGATGCCGTCTTTGGTTTTATAAAACGAAGCGATTGCGATATATGTAGTTTCTTTGGCGTAGAGGATATAAACATTAACAACTTTTTGAAAGGTAATCCCGGTATTCAGGGCAGTAATATGTTTTTTCGTTTCGGTGCTTTAAGAAGCATAGGCGGCTTTGACGAAACGCTTGCAAGCTGTACAGATAGGGACTTGATGATTCGTTTTTTGCAAAAGTATTTAAATAAAAATATAAAGATTGTCCCAATAGCACTTATTAATCACTTTGTTTCAAAAGATAGCGTTACGTCAAATTTTACTACTAAAACAGATGGTTTAAATAGCTTTCATATAAAATATATCAGGCTCTACTCTCAAGACTTGCTTGATCAAGCTTTACAAAGAGCCAAAAGACTTTTTGGTTATCAAGAGTCCGATAATATTAAAAAAATTTTTAATCTTGTTCACAAATATTCAAAAACGGAAAAGATAGTGATTGGAGTTGCAGTCCATAATAATAAAAATACTTTACGTCGCTGTTTGGAGTCGATTCTTGCGCAAAAGGACGCAAAACGCGATGTTTGGATTTTGATAATGGATGATAATTCCGGTGATGGTTGGAAAAACAGCGTTAGCGATATCCTTAGAAACGAAAAAGTAATAGTTGTAGGTACGAAAAATTATCACGCAGCCAAAACGAGAAATGATATAAATCGATATATAAAAACTCTTTTTGAAAATGTAGCATTTGTCGGTCGGTTAGATGCAGATGATGAATATGCTAGCCAAAATGTTCTTTCAAAGATAGAGCGTAAATTTGATGATATCAAGCCCGATGTTCTGGTGGCGGGAAACTACCTAAGGCTTGATGGAAAAATTATTGATCGAGTTAATATAGCAACGCCAAAGCTAGCCGATATGACATATCTTTTAAATCGTTTAAAGCGCATGAGTGATGGTATCGCCGAGGCGGAGCTTCCCTCTTGCAATCTTTTTATAACACCAAATAGTTTGCAAGACTATCCTGAAATTGCGAGCGCGGAAGATCATTTTTTGTTTGTACGGCTTTTACTCAATGATAAAAATTTAAAAATAGAATTTGCCGAGGATATTTTGCTTACGATTTATAATCTAAGCGGAACCAAAACAGCAGACAACAAGCAAACAGAAAAATACCTAAGTGCTAGGAAACAACTATATGAGGAAGCGTTACGGCTATGCAAAATGAAGCAAGAAAAATAA